A single window of Caldicellulosiruptor bescii DSM 6725 DNA harbors:
- a CDS encoding ThuA domain-containing protein produces the protein MLRFFYTIFKEYLINIVSQVIVTILMFIFFNNKNFKIWFSKIKRILLYQLKKKKYVLVWIDDSNNIAKNIITSLETSCPNYNYYLLRHPREILCFPLNPKVLHIVILIVTDVTKLSENENERNIIQNKLCDYVKKGGFLLGTHDIIYRRTRNNELEAIFGCTITNFERCKEAVRYEINPEYRNHPLLSNLEDTFYLDDEEICWGEWNEDVFVLCKGRNSNSKDVPLFVYRNVGEGKVFWINSGDKNVNVCKSISKPQKEFVKLLTNIINYVGGNTTNVNIKRPAN, from the coding sequence ATGCTAAGGTTTTTTTATACAATTTTTAAAGAGTATTTGATAAACATAGTATCGCAAGTAATAGTCACTATATTAATGTTTATATTTTTTAACAATAAAAATTTTAAAATTTGGTTTAGTAAAATAAAAAGAATACTTCTATATCAACTAAAGAAAAAAAAGTACGTATTAGTTTGGATTGATGACAGTAATAATATTGCTAAGAATATAATAACATCTTTAGAAACGAGTTGTCCAAATTATAATTATTATTTATTAAGGCATCCTAGAGAAATCCTCTGTTTTCCATTAAATCCTAAAGTATTACATATTGTAATTTTAATTGTAACTGATGTTACAAAATTATCAGAAAACGAAAATGAAAGAAATATTATACAAAACAAATTATGCGATTATGTAAAAAAAGGAGGATTTCTTTTAGGGACACATGACATAATTTATAGGCGAACCCGAAATAATGAATTAGAAGCGATATTTGGATGTACAATTACTAATTTTGAGAGATGCAAAGAAGCCGTAAGATATGAGATAAATCCTGAATATAGAAATCATCCATTGTTATCAAATTTGGAAGATACTTTTTATCTAGATGACGAAGAAATATGTTGGGGAGAATGGAATGAAGATGTTTTTGTGTTATGTAAAGGTAGAAACTCAAATTCTAAGGATGTACCGCTTTTTGTTTACAGGAATGTTGGGGAGGGGAAGGTTTTTTGGATAAATAGTGGAGACAAAAATGTAAATGTATGTAAGAGTATTTCAAAACCTCAGAAAGAGTTTGTAAAATTATTGACAAATATAATTAATTACGTTGGTGGAAACACAACTAATGTTAATATAAAGAGACCAGCTAATTAA
- a CDS encoding glycerophosphodiester phosphodiesterase family protein, which translates to MPVLNEKLKWLLEKPIAHRGLHSNNGKCPENSIKAFKRAIEYGFPIELDVRLSRDEKIIVFHDSSLERMTGVRKRISDCEYSEIRKYNLYDSDQKIPLLTEVLEIVNNRVPLLIEIKNEKYPGRLEKNLWEVLRDYEGQYAIQSFNPFTILWFKRKAPHLVCGILSCSFTEEDMVWVKKMILKNMYLNKFISPDFIAYNIHDMPNKRIIKFKEKGFIILGWTVKNKEEEKFARKYCDNIIFEGYMP; encoded by the coding sequence ATGCCTGTCTTAAATGAAAAATTAAAATGGTTGCTTGAGAAACCAATTGCACATAGAGGACTTCATAGCAATAATGGCAAGTGTCCTGAAAACTCTATAAAAGCTTTTAAAAGAGCAATAGAGTATGGTTTTCCTATTGAGCTTGATGTTCGTTTAAGTAGAGATGAAAAGATAATTGTATTTCATGATAGCTCGTTAGAAAGGATGACAGGTGTTAGAAAGAGAATTTCAGATTGCGAATATAGTGAAATAAGAAAGTATAATCTGTACGATTCTGACCAAAAAATACCGCTTTTAACTGAAGTATTAGAAATTGTAAATAATAGGGTTCCTTTGTTAATTGAAATAAAAAATGAAAAATATCCTGGCAGATTGGAGAAAAATTTATGGGAAGTGTTAAGAGACTATGAAGGTCAGTATGCTATTCAATCTTTTAATCCTTTTACTATATTATGGTTTAAGAGAAAAGCTCCACACCTTGTTTGTGGAATTCTCTCATGTAGTTTTACAGAAGAAGACATGGTGTGGGTGAAAAAAATGATTCTAAAAAATATGTATCTAAATAAATTTATTTCCCCTGATTTTATTGCATATAATATTCATGATATGCCTAATAAAAGAATTATAAAATTCAAAGAAAAGGGATTTATAATTTTGGGTTGGACAGTAAAGAACAAAGAGGAAGAAAAATTTGCGAGAAAATACTGTGATAATATCATTTTCGAAGGGTACATGCCCTAA
- a CDS encoding LacI family DNA-binding transcriptional regulator: MVTIKDIAREAGVSPSTVSRVLSGKAKISPETTKRVMEAIKKLGYIPNASAKSLVMKKAYSVGIFMPRRLEQTLTSTFFDQVVSGICSYINNTEYEIVLSIVPPEKEKESLERLIKSKKVDGFILLTSRINDYAIKYLRNLKFPFVLIGSPDKDKDYVNWVDNDNKKAAFDATEYLIRLGHTQIGFLGGMENLVLTQDRLSGYKSALAKYKIPVENQYIMFTEFDEQSSYEKAKQMLQLPNRPTAIVCIDEVVAYAAIRACRELDLKVGYDVSVIGFNESIFSKLSSPRLTTVNTNIFYLGYYAAEMLIKELEEPYKTYKRLIVEHSIVKGETCRAI; the protein is encoded by the coding sequence ATGGTAACTATTAAAGACATAGCAAGGGAAGCAGGTGTTTCACCTTCCACAGTGTCAAGAGTGTTATCTGGCAAAGCAAAAATTTCTCCCGAGACAACAAAAAGAGTGATGGAAGCGATAAAAAAACTTGGATATATCCCAAATGCAAGTGCGAAAAGTCTTGTTATGAAAAAGGCTTATTCGGTGGGCATTTTCATGCCAAGAAGGCTTGAGCAAACTCTGACTTCTACGTTTTTCGACCAAGTTGTATCTGGAATCTGCAGCTATATAAACAATACTGAATATGAAATAGTGCTTTCGATTGTGCCTCCAGAAAAGGAAAAAGAGAGTTTGGAGAGGCTTATTAAAAGCAAGAAAGTTGATGGGTTTATACTTCTGACGTCACGTATAAACGACTATGCAATAAAATACTTGCGAAATCTAAAATTTCCTTTTGTGCTGATAGGGTCGCCTGACAAGGATAAAGACTATGTAAACTGGGTTGACAACGACAACAAAAAAGCTGCGTTTGATGCAACAGAGTATCTAATTCGACTTGGACATACTCAAATAGGTTTTCTGGGTGGAATGGAAAATCTTGTTCTGACTCAAGATAGGCTTTCGGGTTACAAAAGTGCTCTTGCCAAATACAAAATTCCAGTTGAGAACCAATATATTATGTTTACTGAGTTTGATGAGCAAAGCTCGTATGAAAAGGCAAAACAGATGTTGCAATTACCCAACAGGCCAACGGCTATTGTGTGTATTGACGAGGTTGTTGCATATGCAGCAATAAGAGCGTGCAGGGAGCTTGATTTGAAAGTAGGGTATGACGTGTCTGTCATAGGGTTTAACGAATCAATTTTTTCTAAGCTATCTTCGCCAAGATTGACAACTGTAAATACCAATATATTTTATTTAGGATATTATGCAGCTGAGATGCTAATAAAAGAACTTGAGGAGCCTTACAAGACATACAAGAGACTAATTGTTGAGCACTCAATTGTTAAGGGGGAAACCTGCAGAGCAATATAA
- a CDS encoding zinc-dependent alcohol dehydrogenase codes for MKAVVFDANVAKYIRTLLLGKISKKFFYNRFSCIQLKDIPEPELPSENYVKIKTTYAGICGSDLNLIFLHDSPSTSPFASFPFVIGHENLGVIVEKGKAVSEFEIGERVIVDPVLDCDARELPRCSSCQEEEFSTCLNITEGKLSPGTIMGACSTTGGSWGEYFVAHKSQVIKVPATVKDQEAILVDPLASALHPVMRNFPKDSEKVLVYGAGIIGLLIIWSLRKLGSSADITAIAKYDFQADLAKEFGANRVVKSKEGYLDELAKISDAKIFKPMIGDKVLLGGFDKVFDCVGSRKTIRDGMWLTKHRGSYILVGLASLVKDLDLTPIWFKELNVKGAYCYSTENINEYKMSTYQLALSLIQQHGIPYEKLITHYFRLEDYQKAIEVASSKGREKSIKVVFKFL; via the coding sequence ATGAAAGCAGTTGTGTTTGATGCAAATGTTGCAAAGTACATAAGAACTCTTTTGCTTGGTAAAATTTCCAAGAAGTTTTTTTACAATAGATTTTCATGTATTCAACTTAAAGACATTCCTGAACCTGAGCTTCCATCAGAGAACTATGTTAAAATAAAAACCACATACGCAGGAATTTGTGGTTCTGACTTAAATCTCATATTTTTACACGATTCACCCTCAACCTCACCTTTTGCTTCATTTCCTTTCGTCATAGGGCACGAGAATCTTGGAGTGATAGTTGAAAAGGGCAAAGCTGTTTCGGAGTTTGAAATAGGTGAGAGAGTCATTGTTGACCCGGTGCTTGACTGTGACGCACGAGAACTTCCAAGATGCAGCTCTTGTCAGGAAGAGGAATTTTCAACCTGTCTTAATATAACAGAAGGGAAGCTTTCACCTGGTACAATTATGGGAGCGTGCAGCACAACAGGTGGGTCGTGGGGAGAATATTTTGTTGCACACAAGTCGCAGGTTATAAAAGTACCTGCTACTGTCAAGGACCAAGAGGCGATACTGGTCGACCCATTAGCATCAGCTCTTCATCCTGTTATGAGAAATTTTCCAAAAGATAGCGAAAAGGTTTTGGTTTATGGAGCCGGAATAATTGGACTTTTAATTATTTGGAGCTTGAGAAAGCTTGGAAGCTCAGCAGATATTACGGCTATAGCAAAATATGATTTTCAAGCAGATTTGGCAAAAGAGTTTGGTGCAAACAGAGTGGTAAAGTCAAAAGAAGGATATTTAGATGAACTTGCCAAGATATCTGATGCTAAAATATTTAAACCAATGATTGGTGATAAAGTCTTGCTTGGGGGGTTTGACAAGGTCTTTGACTGTGTAGGGTCAAGAAAGACCATTAGGGATGGTATGTGGCTTACAAAACACCGAGGAAGCTATATTCTTGTGGGGCTTGCATCACTTGTAAAAGATTTGGATTTGACCCCTATTTGGTTTAAAGAACTGAATGTCAAAGGTGCTTACTGTTACAGCACAGAAAATATAAATGAATACAAGATGTCTACGTATCAGCTTGCACTGAGCCTTATTCAGCAGCACGGAATTCCGTATGAAAAGCTTATTACCCATTATTTTAGACTTGAGGATTATCAAAAAGCCATTGAAGTTGCGTCATCTAAGGGTAGAGAAAAGAGTATAAAGGTTGTGTTTAAATTTTTGTGA